DNA sequence from the Mangifera indica cultivar Alphonso chromosome 18, CATAS_Mindica_2.1, whole genome shotgun sequence genome:
GTATCAAGTAAATCTACCCGTAACCtatttagttatattattttcctttaattctttgaataaacaaaaaaaaatcaattatgtaattattatcacaaaacaatatcattttatgtttgtaaatttgtaaaaataataagtatTGGGTTGAGTACCTTATCCATTACACTTATTTGAAGATTTGAATTCATTCTGGATCCATTTTGGTTCCCTACAATGGAGAACCATAACCAAACCTGGAACCGATTGGTTCCCTTATTTTATTACTTGGAATCTAGGGGTGAGCCACTACATATTGTAcaaaaattaaagggaaaaaaaaaatggatgtgGAACCAAAACCAAGATTAGGACCAATTATGGTCAGTTTCCACCTGAAATCGAGATTATTAGCTTCAGTTAGCTTTCCATTTCTACTTGAAACCtacttcttaaaatttttattgtaattttttataaacccaaaagttaattaagtaattaattttatgaaacaatgatgttttatgtttgtaatgttgtaagaaaaaataaatactagTCAGGTTACCCGATCTAGAATATTTGGGTTGGTCTTAGTTCGATTTTGGTTCTCTACAACAAATTACCAAAACCAAACCTGGAAACTCCTGGATCCATTATTTGGCTGCTCAGAATTTATCCTATTTGTTCTTATTTCAGGCAGGTATTAGCTCCAAAACTCTGGCAattgaaacaaatttaaaaatacttcAAAAGgggaaattttgaaataatagaTTTGCCTTTCCAATTTAACAACTCTATTTGTCAAAAGAAAACTTTGCAATAAGAGATATACTTTTCCTACTTGAATTTTACATATGTTTTGTCATAATACTTTTACATTTCTCCGTCcttcatttttatatatctgtctttttctttttaataaaattatatatacttattttaaatatataaatatatatatacttatatatattatcatataattgaataattcttaatttaaaataaaatagtatctaatcacataataatatatataagtatatacatgtttctgtatctaaaataagtatatataatattacttttttcttattggttttttttcaaaacttttaattataaaacgATATGCTTATAGCTAAAATGTAACCATAGCTATAGATATTATTTTCCATAGCTAAAAAGGCAAACATCTTGCTACAAGCTTATTATCATTAGGAcgaaaataatatactttttagTTACATAAGGATCTCATCTATGGTAAGTTGTATAAACTCAACTAAGCAAGTAAAAATTGCATAACTCGTTATTAGTTTTGTCACTTCTAGTTACgacacaaaaaaattacaattgtagttgcaatatttaattacatgtaaTATTCTTCTTCCAAAAGTATTGTCCTCTAAAGGAAGATATTACTAATTGTGCATGCATTCACTTAATGTTTTAATCTATCAGTCATAAAAAATggcaaattacaaaaaaaaaaaaaaccttcattGAAATAAAATACAGAAATGTAACAAAAGATATCATACCATACAAAACCAATAAACATCATCTATAAACTCATACTATGTgtttctaaataaataaaatgaaatccaTTACATAGTTTGAAAGGTAAACTGAACATAATCAATAATGAATTGAAATGACATATATGTTTTCATGTCGAACTACACTCATTGACCACTGCTCATCCTACAATCATTACAATCACTTGTACCTACACATATGAAAAAGTAAGGGAATTAGTAAAAGTCACTTAGTAAGCAGGAGACTttactactttttttttataatctccAAATACCTTTGGCTCAACCAATCATAACATAGTCGTTTGAAATCTATTTCTAAACTCCCATTAGGATAACATGGGTCTTGTAACTCCTGTTTGTAAACTTGGAAACCTTTAGGCTACATATATAACATATCTCTCAAAGCTAACTGTGTCTCAAAGCAttgtcatattataattataacagTACACTAAGCTAATTGGACTGGACTAATACAAGGAATCAACATCTTGGCCATGTGAGCATTAGTTGCATAGTCTACTTATCTACACCACTATGGACTATTGAATTGTAACTATAATTGAGGCCTATTATGAGTTGGTACCCTATTGTAGGTATAGTGTGTAGGGTTTTTCAGTGCATAAATAACTAGTGGTgcaatgaaattgaaaattaaaaatcaaacaatcttgAAAAACCTCAATCAAGGTTCTTATTCTaatcataaaattcatgaaacatgcaaaacactcataaggtgttttagatttatacttaCATTGATGATTCCTTCAAAACATCATGTGGCAAGAGAAAGAATGATATCAACCAACATAAGGCGACCTCTTGGTATCTACTCAAAGTACGAACACTAAAAGAGGAAATACAGATGAAGAGGTGATTCTGGCTCTTGATTGGAATAACATTCACGACAAAAGGAGAGAGCACATAAAAAGCAGTTAAGGTTTCTGTGTTTTGTGTTATGTCCCTATTTACACGAAAACATgccttatatatttatatgcaaGTGTTCGAGTACAACTGGAATTCCAAACATACATGACACCCTCAACACACATGCACGATTGACATGTAAATATGTACAACCAACATACATTTAACACATGCATGACTGTCACTACAAGTGTGTGGCAACCAACATGGCCTAAAACTTGCATGACTGACACTGCATGTGTGTGTCAACTGGTATGGCATTTCTTTATGGTGTCAACTGGTATCATGCATGTGCATGGCCAAGAACTCTCCTACTAAGGGCACAGTTGACACACTCAGTGCATGATTGTGCACTTGGTCAAGGCATGGTCAAACCAAGTCCTCTTAACCTTATTGAGCAAACCTACTCCATTCGTGGTCTTTCTTTCTACCCTAAACACAAGGATTGTTAACAAACAATCCATACTtctaagtttgattcaactctttTATGCGTATGACCTATAAGTTCTCTATCGAGCTAGTAGTATCTAGACTTAGACTAAATCCAGACATAAACCAAAATTGGCCTTTAGTAAAACATCATAGCAATCCGAACAATAGAATGCCAATGAacatctcttaagtttttacaacatcacagttatgtgtaattcaatctttttgtcaaccaatatctctgaAAGTTGATACATAAAAGTATGTCTATCTTAGTGGTTTCTCGGTATAAActgatatacatcaatgactaacataaATTAGGCTACAATCTTATCTCACTATAGCCTCAGATTTAAGCAGTCATgaatgtcattcaatattccatatgagatattttctcctatgctcaagagtgacgaatcttttattgattaatcatagcctttatgtatctcatgatatagttgattactacctttatagttaccctaattatGATGATACTTTGGATAATGTCAAAGCATACTAGTCCTTACATGAGATCGTCTAATGACTTaaagtcaaaggatcatatgtaCCTGTGGTGTTTAGAGGACCCATTCCATAAATACTGGAGTAactatccatatagatatcctctagttaagttagtttgatgaacatgtctacaacgtACACCCATATGTTATACCAAGCTGTCTATAATAGCTTCGATACGTAAGAATTGTCATCACTTTTGGTAGGGTCACTCAATATTATGATgatttcatcatcattacatttGTCTTTGTTCATTGTTATGTCGGGATTACGGTTGTTTCTAGAATAATCACCTAAAGTGTATATAAGATTCTTATAATCAGTCATATGGTCTCTTGTTATAGTTCTACCATCCTAAggacatattatttgtactaTCATACAAttaaaacacatataaatataataacattaaatccttttattaataattaatataaaattacatccataaatgtCAAATACGATTTATTCTAGGGCATCTACCCTAATACAGTGTCCTACTCCGAACGTGCCCTACTATAAGCAATGTAAGGAGTATATATTTATGGTGCCCCCTTGTAAAGATTTTAAGATATGTCCGACATGCATGCATCTCAAGCTACATAAATATCTTAAGCTCATCTTAGCTTTCACCCTaacattatcttattttttgGGCACATTAGGTACTAATGCCTACTCAAAAAGTCTATACTATCTCTTAGGACAATCTATAAACATCTAGCTTGGTTCCCTTTaactttctttacttttatcCTGATAAATGGACATCCCTTATCAGGTGTATAAACGTTTGTGTTCTTTCTCATTATGCATGACTAGTCCCTTATGGGCATGCCTCTTTTAATCACTATGAACGAGCATCCCTCATTCATATGAACGGGTGTCCCTTATTCTGTAACTACGAATAGTCAACCTCCTCATTTATCCTTAATCATGCCCTTCACTAGAAATTAATGAGTTTTTACTTATTAAGCTAACAAATGTTCACCATGGTCTAGACTAAAACATTTCAACACTTAGCCATTTTCGACATGTGTTTCCTTGGGGTTTTTCTAGCATTTTACCCTATATATGGTCATTTGTAAATCATGGACGGGTGCACTTCATGCCATAGTTATCTAATCATTGGTTGGTGATTCGTGGCTAGATTATCAGAAAAATGTTCATCAAAATTTGAGTTTCATATGAATGGGTGTGCATCTCATACTGCATGTAAATTATGCATTTTAGACATGTAATGAATTGGTATGCTTTGCTATAATAAATACCATGACTAGATATGCATAAATGAATTGGTATGCTTTGCTATAATAAATACCATGACTAGATATGCATAAATTTGTAGTGAAACTTATAAAACGGGTAGTTAATTAATGCACAAAGACAAGTagaactaataaattttaaactctcCAGTTATATCATGGTTGTATCAATCTAGTTTTTTAACAGGAAACAAGGTAGGGAAGAGCTCACGTCATCCGTAAGAATCAACAGAAACAAGCATAAGCACTCTCAATAAAggttataattatgtttttttgtggTGCTTTATATCTTTTGTGCTCCTTTAGTCATTGCCTTATATAATTAGCATTTGATCCCATCATAAAGTTGATAGGAAAAGTATTGCTAGCTCCAAGTTGCCGAAATAATGTTTCAACAGGGTTTGAGAATTAACTCCAACGTCTTCTTACCAAAACTTCCATTAAAAGTGATATAACATTTAtacattaattaatgaattagcTTTTTATATATCCTCTATTATCTATATTTCATACTATCATTTTGTATGTaaattattgtataaatatacGAGAGAGACAGCAGCCCTGTAGATAatgaattatcttttttttttttttctaataaatggATCAAACtatgtttttttcttattaaagggattaatttttttggtgaataaaattttcattattttcaattgaaGAAATTGAATTATTGTCTGACTTCAAATAATGTCAAATAGGGATGAACgacaatttttccttaaaagCATTGGCGTGGACAATTGGTGCTGAAGTGGATATTTGCAACACGTGAAAAtctcaaattgtattttttattcaaatttattttttcggATTAAAAGAATTCCAACCATATATGATACTGGTTGGAGGTTATAACAGTTGTTATGACCGAATGCAAGTTTGATTCATTAAATAGCAAAATTATAGAGTTCAgtcccttaaaaaaaaaaaaaaaaaggttcgcTTAGACAGTAATTGTCCATGACAGCCAAGAATTATACTGGTCATCATTCAAAActagaacaaaaaaaatccacgtcattaatttttaaagtggtTAAAGGTTAAATcttatgtaataaaatataagtttgatttctccaataaaaaaatctaaaaatataattatttaatataaaaaacaattaaaaaaattataattcaatattttctctaattAGTATTGAATTTAATGTTCAAAGGTTGAAAGAATGGTTGAGTGTAGCAAGTTAACAATAAAACTTGTGAGTTGGTTCAATTTATCCCAGACATAGcaaagaaattttctaatttcgCTAATAAATTTGGTGTCGTTTTCAAAGTTTGGGCTATATCCCAGACATAGCAGAgagtttttctaattttactaataactTTGGCATCGTCTTCAAAGTCTGGGTTTTTATAGGAAGGTGCCCTGTATTTAGTCTTTGCCGGTAAACAGTTACTAGTTTCTGAAATGATATCTAAATTTTTGTGTGTTTGATCACTTTTGTACTGAGTACCTGTTGATTTTGAAAGCAATTCCAActcttatttttcttacaagCTGAAAGACTATTCTGCTTAAGTTTGAcagaaatgacatttttatccaAATCTACCATTAATGTTAAGATGTTAATAAACTTTTTAGGTTAAATTGGTAAAATCactgataaattttgaaattgaattgataaACTTTCCGGAATCTGTGGGCGGGTGCTACAAAAATGGCCAATGGAGTCTAGGGGtacatttatgaaattaactGGTGCTACCAAAAAATACACGCCGGACTATATTCTTAAAAAGTCTTCTAAGTTAGGTTTTCATATAAACCTTTTTCTTAATTGGAGGAAGGCAACTTAatattatgacaaaaataagaaatgaaCAAGATTTTACTATTTACATAAGCTAGTTTGTTCTGACAGGATATTATGATTTCTAATCCATTGACATGTGCGCTTAgatgatatttaaattttactttttcaaaagagtagtatttatatatacaaataatatacataattttgtttataaatatgacatattatcacgtgatttgatagttttaaattagagattaaacaacatctaattatttgatgatctttcaaatgatttatataaaaaagtatacatattatttatattattttaaaaagagtGTAATACTATAGAGTTTTAAGAAATTATGGTGAGTGGTTTGatctttcaaaataattatattcttaataaaGTCTACTAATAacagaataaatttttttcttttttcctatatctatccaaagaaaaataaggCAGAAGAAAAACTTTGACCTGAAAATGGGAGCTCATTTCTCTAGTCCAGAATATAAAGCATGTGAACTTAATTTCCTAAAAGACGCTTGATTGCATTTCTGTTCAACTATTGACAATGTGTATCATATTTTGCTTTTCGACTCGTTTTTGTCTACCACTTGATTCCACTTACCCAGTAGTTTCCTATACATCATCATTGTGACACCACATAATGAAGAGCTTAACTTGGGAACTAAAcgtataaatttaatatattttatggtatTAATGTCTGTGTCCCCGTCCAAAGTATAACAacatatattgttatattataagatccatatatttttttttaatcgaaCAAACATATAGATGATACTGATTGTTTCCactaaaaacttttaataaaggaaaatgattttgatattcAGAACCCATTtcgttttttattaaatgatgttgCAAATAGTGGATGCAGTTGGCCGCCAGAGacagtaaatataaaatattataaatacgacTGCATGAGTAGGGAACAGCCATTGAAGGAAGGTAGACTGTCAAAATCCACCTATGCATTCCACAATTAATATACCCAATAAGATCGTAAAACGTGGCAGTAGACCAACTAGCTGAGAAGGACATGTCAGCATAAGGTAAAGTGGGCCCTATGTAATGGGGAGCATAATCACCATTTTTATAACTTCATCTTCCAGTTCatgtaatatatttaatttgtctGCTTGTTTGGTGACTCTTCAGTAATATACAATTGGTAAAAACTAAGTAAAATATTTGGCTAGAGGAACCCTTGACTAAAATCAACCTCTTAATGATTCTAATTGACTAAACCTCCAACTTGCTTTGCTTTTTTGCTTCACCAAACAACGGATGTTATCTTAATTCTCTTATTGCGCGCTTAGCTTCACCGAACTCTGATTCAAAGATATAAATGGTGACAAATACCACATCTTCCAGTTGGTAGTGGCGACTTCGGTTGGTGTCAGTTAATGGCCATAATCAACCACTTCAAGCTCACAAAATATCCAtgcaatttattttatatttattataaggcAACCAAATGAATTTCTGAATTGATTgctaaaagttgaaatttcttaAAAACTAGAAAACAACTCAAAGtcgaaatttatattatttatacaggCTATAACAGTCGAACATTCTTGTACGCCACTCGTAGCATTACTATTATAGCAAGATGAAATAAGAGCAACCCTCAAACATAGAAACTTCTGCAAGCAGCATAAACAAACGAAAGCCACAGTTACACGCAATATATATTACCCTATTCTTTCATTTactgtacataaataatatgattcatTGCCttattagctttttttttttctctttttattttcgGTGGTGGAGAAAATACTGTTATtatagatattaattaattattaacgaTATTTTAAGGGAATTTCCAAAGGTTTTGATCTTCACCAGCATTATcggcatcatcatcatcataccCACCACTGTCCAAACGAGGAGGGCTAAGAAGCATCCCTTGAGCCATATTCATAAGAACATTTGGATAATCAAAGATCAAATCCTCATCCACAAATTCCTGTTGTATCATTTCTCTCTCTGTTTCTGGCTCTATCACATTAGTTTTTGTACTCTCCTCATTCTCAATCCCAAATAAAGCATCCTTTGCCGCACCTAAAGCAGCGGCCGCAGAAGCTGCAGCTGTCTGTATATCACGCGGAGAAGTCGAAGCAGGCACTGGCAAAGAACCCGCCGAGTTTGGGAAGTTAAGCTCAGCTTCCTGGCCTTTGAGAGCAAGTGCCGCCACATCATAAGCAATTGCAGCCATTTCTGGGGTGGCAAATGTCCCTAACCAAATCCTATTAGGCTTTCTCGGCTCTCGAATTTCGGAAACCCATTTTCCACTGCTCCGGCGTCTTACTCCACGATAAGTGGGGTGACGTCCAGCAGCCGGTGTCGCAGTTGCACCAGCAGTAGTAGAAACATTGCTGCCAGTGCTGCTGCTGCTAGGGCTAGTACTTTTGTTGGATTTTGAGTAATGCATGGTGTTTTAACTCCGAGGAAAATAAAGATTAATGTCGGGAAGATGATGTGTTCTAAGGGGAAGGTGTGCGAAGCCATTTATGGAGGAAGGATTAATTCGGCTGCAGAGAGAAGAATTAGCAGAGTTAAAAGTGGTAAAGTGCAACCCAGTTGGCTATGAACTGCGGTGTGTGGAGGGTTGGGGTGTAAGCCAGCTTGGTGTTGGACATCTGGGTTGGACTGCGTTTTTGCAGCAAAATAGAACTGCCTATCTTAACGTCAAGAATAGTGATGTTTTGGGGTATTATGCATTACTTAATAtctaaatttgatttgactaTGATGATCATAATCGACAATAGAATGTAAGCAAATTTGAGATGTTGGAAAGAGACTGTACTAAGGTTTTTCTGCTTtacaacatatatattaatattcagTGCAGtcaattataaaatcattatttcccGTACGCAGCACCTCTCTGTCTATGTCTTTTTTATGTAGCTTAATTATCAATTTGTCTCAAAAATAACCAGTCATTGGCTACTAAGATCATTTTAAAGCCTTTACCTACGTCACTCTCTCAGTGGGTAATAAATTGTATTGCAGTTCAATATTAGCTTTACAATGGAAGAGAAACTCATCGACCAGAGTAATTAATCGTCTGAAGTTGACATCAATTCTCTAAAAAAGGGGAAATGAATATGCCATGTCTGTTGTTTGGCAATATTAGACTGAAATACAACTACTTAAAAATTAACTAGGAAATTGAGAAGCCTAGCTTTCCTGCATTTTGACTTCTTTGGAGAGCAGCATGACAGTTCCTGGTAGTATGATTTCTTCGGGATTTAGCTAGCACCATTAATGAATTTTCTCGTACTATTGACTATATTCAATAGAATCCaatcttctttatctttttttgtgcACTATAAGTAACTGTGACTCAAGCTAACTACATGATAGGGTAAAAGAAGaatcaagttcagaaacaaAACCCAACATTCTCAAAGGATTGATTACAGACGCAATTACCCCCAAAATTACTCATTACCAGTCAATTACCAATAAGTTTGCGTCAGAATATGCCTTGAACTTGAAAGTAGTTTCTTGACAAGTCACCATCCCGCACCTACTCACTCAGCTCAGGCCACGTcaaatccaaattcaaattgTGGCATTATGTGTGATAAGATTTAAGCAACGGTTTTCTGGTCAGCATATCATCGCTCTCTTGACAGCTACGTTACCATCCTGGTAGCAGCCAACTTCTATTAATCAACTAAAAATATCCAGATTTTTACTAATacgtaataaataaataaatgcacaGTCTTGCAATAAATAATTGCCCCCATTTGTAGAAAGTGGAAGAAAAACATATCCCACCTTGTGAAACATTGCCGCTTCCGTACaattaactttaatattaatttaattagaatttcagtttgTTGAACATAAAATTACTAATGTTCATGGTTGAAAGATCGATCTTTCAGTGtatttattgttgtttcatTTTATTCTGTACATTTAATGGCTCAGAGATTCtgaaagttaattaattttattaaaacatttgatgataGTTCgtagacttaaaaaaatatatttccgGGCTGTGGAATGACTTGAGCCGAATTCTACAAGATAAATATTGATAGAGACACTGACGAACAAAGAGGGcactaaattaattaagttgGAGATCTTTAAGGCGCTGTTCTGTAAAGTGTTTCAAGCATAAAGTTTTTGATAGTGAAACAAAACCTGACCACTACAAAGCAATACTGCAACCGTGTTGCCATGGGAGGGGGCTGTTGCCGCGTGAGAGAATATAACACATGATCTCTTAGATGTAacacaacaataataaaagtataGCGCAATTAGCCGTTTTTTGCACAACACGATTTGAAACGTGGAGACATTTAACGTGTGATAAGTTATTGAGGAAATCGAAGATTGCAGGATTGAGACGCAACCCAACACATGGTTGAAGAAATCGCTTCCAAAACCAACTTGGTATAAGagttaaaatgaatttttatttcaacTAATGACAGGTTGACAGGAGCTTAACAGAGTCAATCAAACTGTTATGCCTAAACGGTGAATTTTGGTGTGAAATATCTAAACAAAAGGAACTTCTCTTAAATATTCTCAGCAGGAatgttttcttctctctttttgaaCGAAAGTCCTAGGATTAACAACTTGTAGGAGTAAATATTAAGAACATTTAAAGttcaattaatatgtattaagaGATTAGGTCAAAAGGACAATTAGGTTAACTCACGGGTTGAACTATATAAGATGTTATCTCATATAAATAGAGACATTCATTATAATCAACACAACATAACATAATAATTAGAGGGTTCGTGAAATCCTAACCACCAACCCTAGATAGAAGGAATTCTCTCAAAACTTCCATTTCTCATTCATCAATCCTTGG
Encoded proteins:
- the LOC123201313 gene encoding ethylene-responsive transcription factor ERF024-like, translated to MHYSKSNKSTSPSSSSTGSNVSTTAGATATPAAGRHPTYRGVRRRSSGKWVSEIREPRKPNRIWLGTFATPEMAAIAYDVAALALKGQEAELNFPNSAGSLPVPASTSPRDIQTAAASAAAALGAAKDALFGIENEESTKTNVIEPETEREMIQQEFVDEDLIFDYPNVLMNMAQGMLLSPPRLDSGGYDDDDADNAGEDQNLWKFP